A single window of Ferrimicrobium sp. DNA harbors:
- the fliG gene encoding flagellar motor switch protein FliG, with the protein MTQVKDLTGMQKSAAVLVQLGTELAARVLRSMSETEAVALTLEIAKLPSLEKETITELMEEFVESVIAVKTVGQGGMDAAREILSARLGKNQADEVLAQFSGRSVENPLSFLSHVESFQLASFLQGEHPQAVALILSHVHSTMAAEVMGAMPDEMRADVTRRIALLNRVDPMIVEQTAVILQRKLAGLTKAGPVAMHSGLSSVVEILNNIDQTTERRILSDLDAVDPELADRIREQMFVFEDVLALDDRTLQRVLRQVSPKDLAVALKGVAPSLVAKVMGNISERAALDLEEEIEILGPVRLSTVETAQASIVRSVRELEAAGEIMIARSDEELVN; encoded by the coding sequence ATGACCCAGGTCAAGGACCTCACTGGCATGCAGAAGTCGGCTGCCGTATTAGTACAGCTCGGCACCGAGCTCGCCGCCCGGGTGTTGCGTTCGATGAGCGAGACCGAGGCGGTAGCCCTCACCCTTGAGATCGCCAAGCTGCCAAGTCTTGAGAAGGAGACCATCACTGAGCTGATGGAGGAGTTTGTCGAGTCGGTGATCGCGGTCAAGACCGTGGGTCAAGGGGGGATGGACGCCGCGCGCGAGATCCTCTCGGCTCGTCTGGGTAAGAACCAGGCCGACGAGGTGCTCGCCCAGTTCTCTGGTCGTTCGGTCGAAAATCCACTCTCATTCCTTTCGCACGTAGAATCCTTCCAGCTCGCCTCCTTTTTGCAAGGGGAACACCCCCAGGCGGTGGCGTTGATACTCTCGCATGTGCACTCAACGATGGCCGCAGAGGTCATGGGCGCGATGCCCGATGAGATGCGCGCTGACGTAACCCGACGTATCGCCCTCCTCAATCGGGTCGATCCGATGATCGTCGAACAAACCGCCGTTATCTTGCAGCGCAAACTCGCTGGACTGACGAAGGCTGGCCCAGTGGCGATGCACAGTGGACTCAGTTCCGTCGTTGAGATCCTCAACAATATCGATCAGACTACTGAGCGGCGCATCCTCTCTGACCTCGATGCCGTCGATCCTGAACTAGCTGATCGGATTCGGGAGCAGATGTTTGTCTTCGAGGATGTGCTCGCCCTTGATGATCGGACGCTCCAACGTGTGCTGCGGCAGGTGAGCCCGAAGGACCTGGCGGTTGCCTTGAAGGGCGTAGCACCCTCCTTGGTCGCCAAGGTGATGGGCAACATCTCCGAGCGCGCCGCGCTCGACCTTGAGGAGGAGATCGAGATCCTTGGTCCCGTTCGTCTCTCCACGGTCGAGACTGCCCAAGCATCTATCGTGCGGTCAGTTCGAGAGCTCGAAGCCGCCGGCGAGATCATGATCGCTCGTTCCGATGAGGAGCTGGTGAACTAG
- a CDS encoding FliM/FliN family flagellar motor switch protein, protein MSGETTEDQKRRSIRPVDFRLPRSFERSHLRGVELLLESASRPSATLLGAALRRNVKIELDTIDQLSWESVLSELTGSGLVINFALHPLASRATIFLPAAVTLRLIDLRLGGEGDSPPIESRELTDLEQNLASKLFEDMVTQVAAAISTQTAVVPDRIHTEPSLEFIQGIPLGEMCVWAKFRFSLGDDELSQLSMILPYSMLRPVVETISSRAVVMQENGTDFQAAFERRLQEVPVIARVRLTPTTISSQAFLRLKPGDVVGLGHRKSRPMSVVVDRVELYKAVLGQAGSRVAAIIVGEEE, encoded by the coding sequence ATGAGCGGGGAGACCACAGAGGATCAGAAGCGACGATCGATACGACCGGTCGACTTTCGTCTACCAAGAAGTTTTGAACGTTCTCATCTGCGCGGTGTGGAGTTGCTGCTCGAGAGCGCATCGCGGCCGAGTGCAACCCTACTCGGGGCTGCCTTACGTCGCAATGTCAAGATCGAGCTCGACACTATCGACCAGCTGTCATGGGAGAGTGTCCTTTCGGAGCTGACTGGTTCAGGGTTGGTGATCAACTTCGCACTTCATCCGCTCGCCTCGCGAGCGACGATCTTTCTGCCGGCGGCGGTTACTCTTCGGCTGATCGACCTTCGCCTTGGAGGTGAAGGAGACTCACCGCCGATCGAGTCGCGTGAGTTAACTGATCTCGAACAGAATCTTGCCTCCAAACTCTTTGAAGACATGGTGACCCAGGTCGCAGCCGCGATCTCGACCCAGACCGCGGTCGTTCCCGATCGTATCCACACGGAACCGTCGTTGGAGTTTATTCAGGGCATCCCTCTCGGTGAGATGTGCGTATGGGCGAAGTTCCGTTTCTCACTTGGCGATGACGAGCTGAGTCAACTCTCGATGATCTTGCCCTATTCGATGTTGCGTCCGGTGGTGGAGACGATCTCCTCCCGGGCGGTCGTCATGCAGGAGAATGGAACCGATTTCCAGGCAGCTTTTGAACGCCGCTTGCAGGAGGTACCGGTCATTGCCCGGGTTCGTCTGACCCCCACAACGATCTCGTCGCAGGCCTTCCTTCGGCTTAAGCCAGGAGACGTGGTCGGCCTTGGACATCGAAAGAGTCGTCCGATGTCGGTGGTGGTGGACCGAGTGGAACTGTACAAAGCGGTACTGGGGCAGGCTGGTTCCCGTGTCGCAGCAATCATCGTGGGTGAGGAGGAGTAA
- a CDS encoding NlpC/P60 family protein, which translates to MNAIPATLPALTDLSNAFGQLASQATSASGPGEFLQTLNQVQSTIGSILDPTAATSTSSAVDSSAVTNTGTSLAAGMTSMGLGTTTGTTGAETAGTGLVSTPALTASAAFGATPATSPVGTASQSSSPVTQAVANALNEIGVPYVWGGSSPSTGFDCSGLVQWAYGQAGIDLPRVADQQEQVGTQVASLAQAQPGDLVFYGNPAYHVGIYLGNGYMVDAPETGQTVQIQPVGDPTEIRSVAPAMNSAQVNAPSDLSSVFAAATQAYNLPPNLLTSVATAESGMNPSAVSSAGAEGLMQIMPQTAASLGVNPMNPTQAIYGAAELLSQKLTKFGSVPLALAAYNAGDGAVEQYGGIPPYAQTQNYVTEVMGLMGGQNVTNS; encoded by the coding sequence ATGAACGCCATCCCCGCAACCCTTCCAGCGCTCACCGATCTTTCTAATGCCTTTGGCCAACTGGCCAGTCAGGCTACCTCGGCGAGTGGGCCGGGTGAGTTTCTCCAAACTCTCAATCAAGTGCAGTCGACGATTGGGTCGATTCTCGATCCGACAGCGGCCACAAGTACCTCGTCAGCCGTTGATTCCTCGGCCGTGACCAACACGGGAACATCCTTGGCTGCAGGGATGACGAGTATGGGACTTGGCACGACGACTGGTACCACAGGAGCCGAAACGGCCGGCACCGGTCTGGTGAGCACGCCCGCGTTGACGGCGTCGGCAGCGTTCGGGGCAACACCAGCGACGAGCCCTGTGGGAACTGCTAGTCAGAGCTCCTCTCCGGTGACCCAAGCGGTTGCCAATGCCTTGAATGAGATCGGTGTCCCCTATGTCTGGGGCGGTTCCTCTCCATCGACCGGGTTCGATTGCTCTGGGTTGGTGCAGTGGGCCTATGGCCAGGCCGGTATCGATCTGCCACGAGTGGCTGACCAACAAGAGCAGGTGGGGACCCAGGTCGCCTCGTTGGCTCAGGCACAACCTGGTGATCTGGTCTTCTATGGCAACCCTGCCTATCACGTGGGAATCTATCTCGGCAACGGATACATGGTCGATGCACCTGAGACGGGACAGACCGTGCAGATCCAGCCAGTGGGGGACCCAACCGAGATTCGCTCCGTTGCGCCGGCCATGAACAGTGCTCAGGTGAACGCGCCATCAGACCTATCCTCTGTCTTTGCGGCGGCGACCCAGGCCTACAACCTGCCACCGAATCTGTTGACTTCGGTAGCAACGGCGGAGTCTGGGATGAATCCATCCGCGGTCTCCTCTGCGGGTGCAGAAGGACTCATGCAGATTATGCCGCAGACGGCCGCCTCGTTAGGTGTGAATCCGATGAACCCTACCCAGGCGATCTATGGAGCTGCTGAACTCCTTTCTCAGAAATTAACCAAGTTTGGATCAGTGCCACTTGCTTTGGCGGCCTACAACGCAGGCGACGGGGCGGTGGAGCAGTACGGAGGTATCCCACCGTATGCCCAGACGCAAAACTACGTGACCGAGGTCATGGGACTCATGGGAGGCCAAAATGTCACCAATAGCTAG
- a CDS encoding flagellar hook capping FlgD N-terminal domain-containing protein, with translation MTLPISSVGASSAMGAANGAATNPSNTSNNSIASLSSNEFLQLLVTELTNQNPLSPMNPSAMVQQTSSLSMVQLLDSVSNELQSLQSQEGVVNASSLIGQTVSYTTAGGTQGSGVVSGVAMANGSLNLNIDGVAIPSAEVTAVGKTIGGASN, from the coding sequence ATGACCTTACCTATTAGCTCGGTCGGTGCTTCAAGTGCGATGGGGGCGGCCAATGGCGCTGCTACCAATCCATCCAACACCTCAAATAACTCGATTGCCTCACTCTCATCTAATGAGTTTCTACAGCTCCTGGTCACTGAGTTGACGAACCAGAATCCACTCTCGCCGATGAACCCGAGTGCGATGGTGCAACAGACCTCAAGTCTGTCGATGGTGCAACTTCTTGACAGCGTCAGCAATGAACTGCAATCGCTCCAATCTCAGGAAGGAGTGGTGAACGCCTCCAGCCTGATCGGCCAGACGGTGAGCTACACGACGGCGGGAGGCACCCAAGGGAGCGGCGTGGTCTCGGGAGTAGCGATGGCGAACGGATCACTCAATCTCAATATCGATGGGGTGGCGATACCGAGTGCCGAAGTGACCGCCGTCGGCAAGACGATCGGAGGCGCGAGCAACTGA
- a CDS encoding flagellar FlbD family protein has protein sequence MIEVTRLSGSTVILNADLIEKIEATPDTVITLTTGACFVVKESVSAIVGIVIEYKARILNPALGSQDHRSLMVLHGSELE, from the coding sequence ATGATCGAGGTAACTCGGCTGTCAGGATCGACAGTTATTCTGAACGCAGATCTGATTGAAAAGATCGAGGCGACACCGGACACGGTGATCACGCTTACGACGGGAGCGTGTTTTGTCGTCAAGGAGTCGGTGTCAGCGATCGTCGGGATCGTGATCGAGTACAAGGCGAGGATTCTTAATCCAGCGCTTGGGAGTCAGGATCATCGGTCATTGATGGTGTTACATGGAAGTGAGTTGGAGTAG
- a CDS encoding flagellar basal body-associated FliL family protein, which yields MATKMAPAEATPEEQPKKKGKKKLMLIILVVVIAAVAAYFLVLKKPPKTAKGTKAAVTLPSISYTMPVITTNLDDGHIVQAQMLLELAPGDTKAEVVKDLPQLNNAAILSFGGMGYSELLPTSGRTQAAVTLTNAFNTVLHTGPKPWDTVQSILFASFIVQ from the coding sequence ATGGCGACCAAGATGGCACCAGCAGAGGCGACCCCAGAGGAGCAGCCGAAGAAGAAGGGTAAGAAGAAGTTGATGCTCATCATCTTGGTGGTGGTGATCGCGGCGGTAGCAGCCTACTTCTTGGTGCTGAAGAAGCCCCCAAAGACTGCGAAGGGAACGAAGGCGGCCGTAACGCTGCCGAGCATCTCCTACACGATGCCGGTCATTACGACCAATCTCGACGATGGCCACATCGTTCAGGCCCAAATGCTCCTTGAACTCGCGCCGGGAGATACCAAGGCTGAGGTTGTCAAGGACCTTCCACAACTGAACAACGCTGCGATCTTGAGCTTTGGTGGCATGGGCTATAGCGAACTCCTTCCGACCTCAGGCAGAACGCAGGCGGCGGTGACGCTGACCAATGCCTTCAACACAGTGTTGCATACTGGACCAAAGCCCTGGGACACGGTGCAGTCCATCCTCTTTGCGAGTTTCATCGTGCAGTAG
- a CDS encoding flagellar motor protein MotB: MGKRAEGEAEAENSERWLLTYADMITLLLALFVVLFAMSSISQKKFDEFKTGLLQTFSQMQLQSALKGGTGLLEHRSLITHPGVTPGPPQIAIPQTGAGTPASVSQQSSQLAAQINAALAQANLANDVEVAVEKRGVVVRLLSDKVFFNTDSAALGPVGSEVVNIIGKVVQPLPNDIDVEGYTDSAPIYGGPFSSNFELSAVRAVTVLEQLMRTDGVSANRLSATGFGATHPIVPNSNPTNMALNRRVDVVILNSQANNRL, translated from the coding sequence ATGGGAAAACGTGCCGAGGGCGAGGCGGAGGCGGAGAACTCCGAACGTTGGTTGCTCACCTATGCCGATATGATCACGCTTTTGCTGGCGCTCTTTGTCGTGCTGTTCGCGATGAGTAGCATCTCACAGAAGAAGTTCGATGAGTTCAAGACTGGGTTATTGCAGACCTTCTCACAGATGCAGCTGCAGTCTGCCCTGAAGGGTGGAACCGGTCTCTTAGAACACCGCTCACTCATCACCCATCCCGGGGTTACGCCAGGACCACCACAGATCGCAATACCCCAGACGGGTGCTGGAACCCCCGCGAGTGTCTCCCAGCAAAGCAGCCAACTCGCAGCCCAGATCAACGCGGCGCTCGCACAGGCAAACCTCGCCAACGATGTGGAGGTGGCGGTTGAAAAACGCGGAGTGGTTGTTCGGCTGCTCTCGGATAAGGTCTTTTTCAACACGGACTCCGCTGCGCTTGGTCCGGTCGGTAGCGAGGTCGTCAATATCATCGGAAAGGTGGTGCAGCCGCTGCCAAATGATATCGATGTGGAGGGCTATACCGACTCAGCACCCATCTATGGCGGACCGTTTTCATCGAACTTCGAACTCTCAGCCGTGCGAGCGGTGACGGTCTTGGAGCAGCTCATGCGTACCGATGGGGTCAGTGCGAACCGGCTCTCCGCGACTGGTTTTGGTGCGACCCACCCAATCGTACCCAATTCAAATCCGACGAACATGGCGTTGAATCGAAGAGTCGATGTCGTGATTCTTAACTCACAAGCAAACAACCGACTGTAA
- a CDS encoding MotA/TolQ/ExbB proton channel family protein: MDVATPVGIVFALIAVIVAMVLDGGNPASLIAPSAMLLVIGGTVFVSLAGIRFKEVGRIVGALKSAILAKSLTAEETVETLVKFAEMARREGVLALETAAKDLTDPFLKSGIQLIIDGVDGEKIREILEADIEAMRSRHKAGAKFFKDMAGFAPTLGILGTVMGLIHVLANLSSPNTLGPAISAAFTATLWGVMTANVIWLPISNKLAHLAEQEHMAKLLIVDGALAIQSGSSPRLLEQQLLTYLAPADRANGENPKQGKSQGKGQAA; this comes from the coding sequence ATGGATGTTGCAACCCCGGTAGGGATCGTATTTGCGCTCATCGCCGTCATCGTTGCGATGGTACTCGATGGCGGCAATCCAGCGTCGCTGATCGCGCCTTCGGCGATGCTCTTGGTGATCGGCGGCACGGTTTTTGTCTCCCTTGCTGGCATCCGCTTCAAGGAAGTTGGCAGGATCGTCGGCGCACTGAAGTCGGCGATCCTTGCCAAGTCCTTGACAGCGGAAGAGACCGTCGAGACGCTGGTCAAGTTCGCGGAGATGGCTCGGCGTGAGGGAGTACTCGCTCTCGAGACAGCGGCGAAGGATCTTACCGATCCGTTCTTGAAGAGCGGGATCCAGCTCATCATCGACGGGGTCGACGGTGAGAAGATTCGCGAGATCCTCGAGGCTGATATCGAGGCGATGCGCTCTCGCCATAAGGCCGGCGCCAAGTTCTTTAAGGACATGGCGGGTTTTGCTCCGACACTTGGCATCCTCGGCACTGTGATGGGCCTGATCCATGTGCTCGCGAACCTCTCGTCACCAAATACCTTGGGTCCTGCGATCTCAGCCGCCTTCACCGCCACACTCTGGGGTGTTATGACGGCGAATGTGATCTGGTTGCCGATCTCGAACAAACTCGCCCATCTGGCCGAGCAGGAGCACATGGCAAAGCTCCTCATCGTCGATGGCGCCTTGGCCATCCAGAGCGGATCCTCGCCGCGTCTCTTAGAACAGCAGCTGTTGACCTATCTAGCTCCGGCTGATCGGGCGAACGGGGAGAATCCAAAGCAAGGCAAGAGTCAGGGTAAGGGTCAGGCGGCTTAG
- a CDS encoding flagellar hook-length control protein FliK: MSPIASSTTTPLLEVLPRESPKASAASTPQATSKEHDEAGGAKTHLPPTFAEVQAGLDRPVVNRHRPTTLIPVVTTLTAPVPSAIAQAGHDTKESGQPMGGVAALATRSDATDLLPAPPTPPGAPMVQNLGNVAAQTRIVTPEDVGGQAQAAASTTKPVAVVSSASEAQAVAVVLPPQVPLGKDRQIGVAIPTSLPGRGGEEVGASLAPLSPATSVSRAPVMGDGLPRPVSRSSSAAAPLPASGRSNQGSQTLGIRWSLSAAPLPASGRSNQEVNAKAETNAYSGSQLVDGQSRVVHQPAQVGPLVEMNGASPLQRLDMAPPPSVPVAGATGEAVASSPLGQLGNIVAQVVREGNLPRTITIALEPKELGQLQLQVTSNGGEIQVHIQIADPLTRGIVSQQLSDLTNTLQRDLGFGGQQTGGQGEPSQSSSSDGVPMLGATPGAHIAAGAQTAVVTHSLVDVRL; the protein is encoded by the coding sequence ATGTCACCAATAGCTAGTTCAACAACCACACCGCTCCTTGAGGTGCTGCCTCGAGAGTCTCCAAAGGCGAGTGCTGCGTCAACGCCTCAGGCTACCTCCAAGGAACACGATGAGGCTGGTGGTGCCAAAACTCACCTCCCGCCGACCTTTGCGGAGGTACAAGCGGGCCTGGATCGGCCTGTGGTCAATCGGCATCGGCCAACAACGCTGATCCCTGTCGTCACGACCCTGACAGCCCCCGTTCCTTCGGCGATCGCTCAGGCTGGTCACGATACCAAGGAATCTGGACAACCTATGGGTGGAGTGGCGGCCCTTGCCACGAGGAGCGACGCTACCGACCTCCTTCCCGCGCCCCCGACGCCCCCTGGCGCTCCAATGGTGCAGAACCTAGGGAACGTAGCAGCTCAAACCCGGATTGTGACGCCGGAAGACGTTGGTGGCCAGGCTCAGGCTGCTGCGTCGACAACGAAGCCGGTAGCTGTCGTATCCTCGGCGAGCGAGGCACAAGCAGTGGCCGTAGTACTACCACCGCAGGTTCCTCTGGGTAAGGATCGCCAGATCGGTGTCGCCATTCCAACAAGCCTGCCGGGCCGAGGCGGAGAGGAGGTCGGCGCGTCACTCGCACCCCTTTCACCAGCTACCAGTGTCAGCCGCGCACCGGTCATGGGCGACGGATTGCCACGACCAGTCTCTCGTAGTTCTTCAGCGGCTGCACCGTTACCCGCGTCCGGTAGATCGAATCAAGGTAGTCAAACCCTTGGTATCCGATGGTCTCTGTCTGCTGCACCGTTACCCGCGTCCGGTAGATCGAATCAAGAGGTGAACGCAAAGGCCGAAACTAATGCGTACAGTGGCTCCCAGCTTGTCGATGGACAATCTCGCGTGGTGCACCAACCAGCACAGGTTGGCCCGCTCGTCGAGATGAATGGAGCGAGCCCACTACAGCGCCTCGATATGGCCCCGCCTCCCTCCGTCCCCGTGGCTGGTGCGACTGGTGAAGCGGTGGCATCCTCCCCGCTGGGGCAACTCGGCAATATCGTAGCGCAGGTGGTTCGGGAGGGTAATCTTCCAAGGACGATCACCATCGCACTTGAACCAAAGGAACTTGGGCAGCTTCAGCTGCAGGTGACCTCGAATGGTGGTGAAATCCAGGTTCATATCCAGATAGCGGATCCACTGACGAGAGGGATCGTGAGCCAGCAGCTCAGTGATTTGACCAATACATTGCAGCGTGATCTTGGATTTGGTGGCCAGCAGACTGGGGGACAGGGGGAGCCATCACAGTCCTCGTCATCCGATGGAGTGCCGATGCTCGGCGCGACGCCTGGTGCGCATATCGCAGCTGGAGCTCAGACGGCTGTAGTTACACATTCGCTTGTCGATGTACGGCTCTAA
- a CDS encoding flagellar hook-basal body complex protein: MTKSLSAAITGINADQQWLDNIANNIANSNTVGYQSTSIQFADLLYQQSQGAGAPTVGNQGGTNPIVMGSGVRVASDNTNFAQGTMQQTGVSTDLAISGNGFLVVSQGGQDYYTTDGALQLDAAGQLVTSTGAIVQGWAPGANGQINPNSPLTGITIPQGQVANPVETQNITLGGNLAAGATNPVTVTTTAYDSLGDPIPITFTFTPPSGGSSSTSDTWTVSATAAAAPGSSSSTPVTLSLSPSSISFSSTTGQLTSPTTPITLTFPTGSGYNLKTSTMNLDFPAAGSTNAVTQFAGNSSSLAVTNQDGAPSGALTGFSIGSDGTVQGTYANGTKQVLGQIASALFTNPEGLAKQGNLLYQATLNSGAAQLGAAGAGGRGTFVGGSVEESNVNLGNELTDLVLAQTAYQANTKVVSTTASVLQSLVQMA, translated from the coding sequence ATGACCAAGTCCCTATCCGCAGCCATCACCGGTATCAACGCCGATCAGCAGTGGCTTGACAACATCGCCAACAACATCGCCAACTCGAACACCGTTGGCTACCAATCGACCTCGATCCAATTCGCTGACCTACTCTATCAGCAGTCGCAAGGAGCGGGCGCGCCCACCGTGGGCAATCAGGGCGGTACCAACCCGATTGTGATGGGATCGGGTGTGCGGGTCGCCAGCGACAACACCAACTTCGCCCAAGGAACGATGCAACAGACGGGGGTCTCAACGGACCTCGCGATCTCCGGTAACGGTTTCCTTGTAGTCTCTCAGGGAGGCCAAGACTACTACACCACCGACGGCGCGCTACAGCTCGATGCTGCTGGTCAACTTGTGACCTCCACTGGTGCGATCGTGCAGGGCTGGGCACCAGGGGCCAACGGGCAGATCAATCCGAACAGTCCACTCACCGGCATCACGATTCCCCAAGGTCAAGTAGCGAACCCAGTGGAGACTCAGAACATCACCTTGGGAGGCAACTTGGCGGCTGGCGCAACGAATCCGGTGACGGTTACGACCACCGCGTATGACTCTCTAGGTGACCCGATTCCAATTACCTTTACGTTTACCCCGCCATCAGGAGGTTCGTCATCGACGAGCGACACATGGACAGTGTCGGCAACGGCCGCAGCGGCACCGGGGTCGAGTTCATCAACACCTGTGACGCTTTCCCTATCACCGAGCTCGATTAGCTTCTCCAGTACCACGGGCCAACTTACCAGCCCGACCACGCCGATCACGTTGACATTTCCGACAGGTTCGGGTTATAACCTCAAGACCTCGACGATGAACCTCGACTTCCCAGCTGCTGGCTCCACCAACGCGGTTACTCAATTCGCCGGGAACTCCTCATCCTTGGCGGTCACCAACCAAGACGGGGCTCCCTCTGGCGCACTGACGGGCTTTAGCATCGGATCAGACGGAACGGTGCAGGGCACCTATGCGAACGGCACCAAGCAGGTGCTTGGCCAGATCGCGAGTGCGTTGTTCACGAACCCCGAGGGTCTTGCCAAGCAGGGGAACCTCCTCTACCAGGCAACCCTGAACTCGGGCGCTGCGCAACTTGGAGCGGCGGGAGCGGGTGGTCGTGGGACCTTTGTGGGCGGCTCGGTGGAGGAGTCGAATGTGAACCTCGGTAATGAGCTGACCGACCTGGTGCTTGCACAGACCGCCTATCAGGCGAATACAAAGGTGGTCTCCACGACCGCCTCGGTTCTCCAATCTCTGGTGCAGATGGCATAA
- the fliN gene encoding flagellar motor switch protein FliN, protein MENEEIAEVERPVTVDNLAVLRNVEMELTVELGRAKMSVKALLNLTSGDVIELDRAANAPVDVLVNGTLVAHGEVVVVDDEFGVRIVEVVNSEEVDNLRAGR, encoded by the coding sequence ATGGAAAATGAGGAGATAGCCGAGGTGGAACGACCAGTGACGGTCGATAACCTTGCGGTGCTTCGCAATGTCGAGATGGAGTTGACCGTAGAGCTCGGCCGGGCGAAGATGTCTGTCAAGGCACTCCTGAATCTCACCAGCGGTGACGTCATCGAACTCGATCGCGCGGCAAATGCACCAGTCGATGTTTTGGTGAACGGAACCCTGGTGGCCCATGGTGAGGTCGTCGTCGTCGATGACGAGTTCGGTGTGCGCATCGTCGAGGTGGTCAACTCTGAAGAGGTCGATAACCTGAGGGCTGGGCGCTGA
- a CDS encoding FliI/YscN family ATPase, protein MSWGVGTMIPELMRERLLSVVEPTPRGRVCRLVGMHLEVEGVEAGIGDAVVVDLGGNKTLIAEVVGLDNQRLICMPFKEMTGVRYGNPAWSLKRPPLFPVGPALLGRVLDSEGRPIDQLGQLAPEDLVVIDGRAPSPMDRTLIDEQLSLGIRVIDTLVPCGIGQRLGVFAGAGVGKSSLLSMMIRGADVDVIVLALVGERGREVKEFLEHDLGPEGLAKAAIVVATSDAPPLLRVRAALAATRVAEWFRDQGKRVLLVMDSLTRLGLAQREIGLSAGEPPSVRGYPPSVFALMARLLERAGTSSRGSITGIYSVLVDGDDLNDPIADSARSVLDGHIVLSRSQAQRGLYPAVSVLESISRLETAILDESQRALAHEARRLYAELDQVRDLIDLGAYVAGSNPNVDRALAVVPRLTQLFAQDLMDLTPASATWSRLSQVLGVTQ, encoded by the coding sequence ATGAGCTGGGGAGTTGGCACCATGATTCCTGAGCTGATGCGGGAGCGACTGTTGTCGGTGGTCGAACCAACGCCGAGGGGGCGTGTCTGTCGGTTGGTGGGGATGCACCTCGAGGTTGAGGGAGTCGAAGCGGGGATCGGGGATGCGGTCGTGGTGGATCTGGGAGGGAATAAGACCCTGATCGCGGAGGTCGTTGGGCTCGATAACCAGCGGCTCATCTGCATGCCTTTTAAGGAGATGACCGGTGTGCGTTATGGCAATCCGGCATGGTCACTGAAGCGGCCACCTCTCTTTCCGGTTGGACCAGCCCTCCTGGGAAGGGTCTTGGACTCGGAGGGGCGCCCGATTGACCAACTCGGACAGCTCGCACCCGAGGATCTAGTGGTGATCGATGGCAGGGCACCTTCGCCAATGGATCGCACCCTCATCGACGAGCAACTCTCGCTTGGGATACGGGTCATCGACACACTGGTCCCGTGTGGGATCGGCCAGCGGCTCGGTGTCTTTGCTGGAGCTGGAGTGGGGAAGTCTTCACTGTTGTCGATGATGATCCGCGGTGCCGATGTCGATGTGATCGTGTTGGCGCTCGTAGGAGAGCGAGGACGCGAGGTGAAGGAGTTCTTAGAACACGATCTCGGTCCCGAAGGATTGGCCAAGGCGGCGATCGTGGTGGCCACCTCTGATGCACCACCGTTGTTGCGTGTGCGTGCAGCACTGGCGGCGACAAGGGTCGCGGAGTGGTTCCGTGATCAGGGGAAACGCGTTCTGCTCGTGATGGACTCACTGACTCGGCTCGGTTTGGCACAGCGCGAGATTGGGCTCTCGGCGGGTGAGCCGCCGAGCGTGCGCGGTTATCCGCCCTCGGTCTTTGCGTTGATGGCACGACTGTTGGAGCGAGCCGGCACCTCGAGCCGCGGAAGTATCACCGGAATCTATTCGGTCCTCGTCGATGGGGACGACTTGAATGATCCAATCGCCGACTCCGCACGTTCAGTGCTCGATGGTCACATCGTCCTCAGCCGGAGCCAGGCCCAGCGTGGTCTCTATCCAGCGGTGTCGGTATTGGAGTCGATCTCGCGCCTTGAGACTGCGATCCTTGATGAGTCCCAGCGTGCATTAGCCCATGAGGCTCGGCGGCTCTACGCCGAACTCGATCAGGTGCGCGACCTGATCGATCTTGGTGCCTACGTCGCTGGCTCGAATCCAAACGTCGATCGAGCGCTTGCTGTCGTCCCTCGGTTAACGCAGCTATTTGCGCAGGATCTGATGGACTTGACCCCGGCGTCTGCAACCTGGTCACGGTTATCTCAAGTACTCGGGGTGACACAATGA